One Candidatus Nitrososphaera evergladensis SR1 genomic window, GCACATTCATGAATCGACCATCGTCGGATTTCGTCTTTTTTCAGCGATTTTTCGCGAAAACCATTTATTCAAAACCAAAAAGTCGAAATACTGGCGGCACATAGGGATAGGGGTGGGGCGCAAGACATGGACAGATTTGTAGACGGCAATTCAGTGAGTTACGTCCCTCCTGGGAAACTACAATCATATCTTACTCAAGAGTTGATAAAGGAGACTCCTGAAGAGCATGTCAGGCAAAGAGTCATACGAAGCTTGGTCGAGGAGTATGGCTACGACCTGTCGCAGATAAGGGTTAACTTTAAACTGGCGGTAGGTGGAAAGCGCCTTCCCGTCGATATAGCAGTTTTTCACGACGGAAAACCACCACTACAAGAAAACATCTACATCATAGTTGAAACAAAACGGCCAGAGATCAAGAGTACTGATAAAGAGAGTGGCATAGACCAACTGGGAAGTTATGTTTCCAGTGCAATGAATTGCGAATTTGCCCTGTGGACAAACGGTCTTGAAAAGCTATGCTTTCAGAAGATAGAATCAAAGACAAAGGGACAGAAGTATGAGCCCAAGCCTGTCATTGACATACCCATTCATGGGAAGACAATCGAAGAGTATGAAAAACCTGATTTTACCCAGCTTCGTCCAGCTACAGAGCTAAAGTCTGTTTTCAAACGTATTAATGATTACATATATGGCCGACAAGGAATGAGAGAAGACCAAGCATTTCACGAACTGCTCAAGCTAATATTCTGCAAAGTCTATGATGAGAGGTCGGACGAAATCCACTTCTATGTAACGAACAAAGAAATTGGCTCAGACATGGGGGCGATGAGTGTAAAAAAACGCATAGACGAATTATTCGACTCGGTTAGAAAACAGTATCAATACATATTCAAAAATGACCCAAAGATTCTACTAAATCCGAGAGTCCTTGCTTATGTTGTAGGTCAATTACAGAATTATTATCTGCTCCGAACCGACGCTGATGTAAAAGGCGATGCATACGAAGAACTTGTCGGTAAGAATTTGCGCGGCAGTCTTGGAGAATATTTCACTCCAAGGAACATTTGCCGATTGGCAGTAAGAATACTCCTTGCGATGCATACGAAGCAACAGATTCAAGATGCAAAGATAATAGACCCTGCCTGCGGGACAGGTGGATTCCTGATATCTGTCATAGACACAATGAGGCAGTATTATTATGATAGAGAGATTGCCAAGGACCCTTCGCATGAGAGGGCAATGCAAATCGTAGATGATGAAATTAGAATGTATTGTGCTAGGTGTCTATATGGAATTGACTTTAATGAAGTTCTGGTTCAAGCAGCGCAGATGAATGAGGTCATCCATGGTAATGGCTCTAGCAATCTTTTCTCGGTGGACTCCCTGAAAGCTCCTGGTGAATGGCCAATTGATGTTGCGGAAAAAGTCAAGCTTGGCTCCTTTGATATGTTAATGACAAATCCACCATTCGGAGAGAATATTATCATTGATGACCGACATCTCCTATCGCAGTATGATCTGGCACACGTCTGGAAAGAAAATGATGATGGAATACTCGAAAGGACTGATGACATTAAATCACGAATGCCTCCACAACTCTTGTTCATCGAAAGATCTGTTCAACTGTTAAAACCGAATGGCAAACTGGCAATCGTTCTGCCCGACTCTGTCCTCAGTAATCCAGGGCTAAAGTACGTTCGCCATTGGATTCTTACGCATACCAAAGTTATAGCCAGCATTGACCTGGCAAAAGAAGCGTTTGAACCTTCAACCGGGACGAAAACCAGCCTTCTGATACTTGAACGAAAGAACGAGACAGAGATGGCCCTAGAGAAGAAAGGTGGGAAGCTTCCTGACTATGACGTATTCATGGCCATAGCTGGCAAAGTGGGAAAAAACAGTAGAGGCGACAGCATCTTCAAGAGGACTCCCGAGGGCGAAATGATAGAAATTGAGAAGGAGACATACATAGTAAAAATTGTTGACAGGAGCAAAGTAAGAGAAAAGCTAGTCACGAAGGAACCCATCTTGGATGATGATTTACCACATATTGGCGATGAATTTGTGGAATGGTGGAATAGGAAAGGCAGGAAATAAGATGGCGCTAGTTTCAAGAGAAGAGCATCAAAATGCGGCGACACTTCGAAGTCTCTCCTTAAAGTCTAGCTGGATTTTCTCTGGCGATTTGAGGCTTGATGCTGATTACTACGCTAAAGAAAAAGATCTGGCATTGCGGATACTAAATGACAAACGCTTTTCAACACGTCCCCTCAAAACACTGGTTCAAAGAAAAATGTTTAGTGGTTACCGCTTCAAGAGAATTTATGCAGGTGACAAGGAAAAGGGGATCCCTTATCTCAGTGCAACTGAGACCTTGATGTTCAGGCCGAAAAGTGAAAGGTATCTTTCAAAATCAAAGACGGAGAATTTGGACGATCTCCTCGTAAAAGAAGGTTGGATTCTGATGACATGCTCTGGAGTTATCGGACGGCTTACCATCGTTGACAAAAATCTTTCCCAGTTTGTACTCACGCACGATCTTATTCGAATTATACCCAACGAAGAAGAAATTCCTTCAGGTTATCTCTATGCATTTCTCTCAACATGGATTGCACAGTCTGTTGTAACCCGGGATCAGTATGGCCTGGCAATAAATCATGTTGAGCCTCACCAGATTGAGGATTTGGCAGTTCCCATCTTGGATAAGAAAATAATGGGATTATTCGATCATCAAATAAAATATGCTTATTCGTTACGCCAGCAAGCAAATAAGAAGCTAGACGAGGCTGAAGCACTCTTTTACGATTCTGCAGGTCTCACCCGGGAAATTGATAACCCACTAAAGAACAGAAAATCGTTTTCACTCAAATCATCCTCGCTGGACACGAGATTAGATGCCTCATTTCACAACCCTGTGCTAATAGAGACTTTGCGGATGCTGAGAAAATCCTCGACAAAACTTGTAAAGACAAAAGACTTGGGTAAAGTTATCGTCGCTCCACGTTTCAAGCGAATCTACGTTGAAAAGGAATACGGCATCCCATT contains:
- a CDS encoding N-6 DNA methylase; the protein is MDRFVDGNSVSYVPPGKLQSYLTQELIKETPEEHVRQRVIRSLVEEYGYDLSQIRVNFKLAVGGKRLPVDIAVFHDGKPPLQENIYIIVETKRPEIKSTDKESGIDQLGSYVSSAMNCEFALWTNGLEKLCFQKIESKTKGQKYEPKPVIDIPIHGKTIEEYEKPDFTQLRPATELKSVFKRINDYIYGRQGMREDQAFHELLKLIFCKVYDERSDEIHFYVTNKEIGSDMGAMSVKKRIDELFDSVRKQYQYIFKNDPKILLNPRVLAYVVGQLQNYYLLRTDADVKGDAYEELVGKNLRGSLGEYFTPRNICRLAVRILLAMHTKQQIQDAKIIDPACGTGGFLISVIDTMRQYYYDREIAKDPSHERAMQIVDDEIRMYCARCLYGIDFNEVLVQAAQMNEVIHGNGSSNLFSVDSLKAPGEWPIDVAEKVKLGSFDMLMTNPPFGENIIIDDRHLLSQYDLAHVWKENDDGILERTDDIKSRMPPQLLFIERSVQLLKPNGKLAIVLPDSVLSNPGLKYVRHWILTHTKVIASIDLAKEAFEPSTGTKTSLLILERKNETEMALEKKGGKLPDYDVFMAIAGKVGKNSRGDSIFKRTPEGEMIEIEKETYIVKIVDRSKVREKLVTKEPILDDDLPHIGDEFVEWWNRKGRK
- a CDS encoding restriction endonuclease subunit S, producing MMIYHILAMNLWNGGIGKAGNKMALVSREEHQNAATLRSLSLKSSWIFSGDLRLDADYYAKEKDLALRILNDKRFSTRPLKTLVQRKMFSGYRFKRIYAGDKEKGIPYLSATETLMFRPKSERYLSKSKTENLDDLLVKEGWILMTCSGVIGRLTIVDKNLSQFVLTHDLIRIIPNEEEIPSGYLYAFLSTWIAQSVVTRDQYGLAINHVEPHQIEDLAVPILDKKIMGLFDHQIKYAYSLRQQANKKLDEAEALFYDSAGLTREIDNPLKNRKSFSLKSSSLDTRLDASFHNPVLIETLRMLRKSSTKLVKTKDLGKVIVAPRFKRIYVEKEYGIPFLQGSDLPMNRPFNLKYLSRKMTASLNNWIIKPGWTLVTCSGTIGRIGLTTPITDGWAASQHILRIIPHKDKPSELEYPVDAAYIATFLSTPYGYNQVVAKTYGGVVDEIGEKDIGQVLIAVIHDQSVHNAISQLTREAYAFKDLAALVEHETVSLLENLLEGSIKFSSVDNLRKALEETIELKAKVDSVNKIYEGINEVDEGYVVSFDDIKSKYGL